A part of Pseudomonas sp. HR96 genomic DNA contains:
- a CDS encoding DUF6316 family protein, which yields MYGKRAQDPVPSTHFRANRFSLINGAYYFSTRENTLEGPFASRAEAERGSMEYVEKLSEHLRQRQH from the coding sequence ATGTATGGCAAACGTGCGCAAGATCCTGTCCCGTCTACCCATTTCCGGGCCAACCGGTTCAGCCTGATCAACGGCGCCTACTATTTCAGTACCCGCGAGAACACCCTCGAGGGCCCCTTTGCCAGCCGTGCGGAAGCTGAGCGTGGCAGCATGGAATACGTCGAAAAGCTGTCCGAGCATCTGCGTCAGCGTCAGCATTGA